The Pseudomonas fluorescens genome segment GCGCTGGAGCCGCGCGCTGCAGCAGATGCAGCAACAGGGCGGACGCATGCAGACCCTGCTCAACGACTTGCTGCTGCTGGCCAAACTGGAAGCCACCGATTATCCGTCGGACAACCAGCCGGTGCACATCGACACCCTGTTGCGGTCGATCAAAAGCGATGCGCAGCAACTGTCCGGATCGAAGAATCAGAAAATCACCCTGGAAGCCGACGCCAGCATCCTGCTCAAGGGCAGCGAGGCGGAACTGCGCAGCGCGTTTTCCAACCTGGTGTTCAATGCCGTCAAATACACCCCGGCCGAAGGCAATATCCGCATTCGCTGGTGGGGCGACGATCAGGGCGCGCACCTGAGCGTGCAGGATTCCGGGATCGGCATCGACAGCAAACACCTGCCGCGCCTGACCGAACGCTTCTACCGCGTCGACTCCAGCCGCAACTCCAACACCGGCGGCACCGGGCTGGGCCTGGCCATCGTCAAACACGTGCTGCTGCGCCACCGCGCGCGAATGGAGATCAGCAGCGTGCCCGGCCACGGCAGCACGTTCACCTGCCATTTCGCCCCGGCTCAGGTCGCCCAGGCACGGGCCGTCAGCGCCGCTGAGTAACGCCGGACTAGGCAATCGCCAGGTCAGCCGCTACATTGGCTGACTTGCGCCTGCCTTTCAGGTGCGGATTTTTCTTTCTTTCGAATCACACGGAACCCGCAAAACTCCATCATGGACCCTTCCCCTGGCTTGTCCCTCGCAACAATATTCGCCGATTTCGGCATGATTCTTTTCGCTCTGATCCTGGTTTTGCTCAACGGCTTCTTCGTTGCGGCGGAATTCGCCATGGTCAAACTGCGCTCGACCCGGGTCGAAGCCATCGCTGAGCAGCACGGCTGGCGCGGGCACATCCTGCGCACGGTGCACAGTCAGCTCGATGCTTACCTCTCGGCGTGCCAGCTCGGTATCACCCTCGCCTCCCTGGGACTTGGCTGGGTCGGTGAGCCGGCGTTCGCACACATTCTCGAACCGCTGCTGAGCGCGGTCGGCGTGCAGTCGGCCGAAGTCGTCAAAGGCATCTCGTTTTTCACCGCGTTCTTCATCATCTCCTACCTGCACATCGTGGTCGGCGAACTCGCGCCCAAATCCTGGGCGATCCGCAAACCCGAGCTGCTGTCGCTGTGGACGGCGGTGCCGCTGTATCTGTTCTACTGGGCCATGTACCCGGCGATCTACCTGCTCAACGCCAGCGCCAACACCATCCTGCGCATTGCAGGGCAAGGTGAGCCCGGCCCGCATCACGAGCACCATTACAGCCGTGAAGAACTGAAACTGATCCTGCACTCCAGCCGTGGCCAGGACCCGAGCGACCAGGGCATGCGCGTGCTGGCCTCGGCGGTGGAAATGGGTGAGCTGGAAGTGGTCGACTGGGCCAACTCCCGCGAAGACCTGATCACCCTCGAGTTCAACGCACCGCTGAAAGAAATCCTGGCGATGTTCCGTCGCCACAAGTTCAGCCGCTATCCGGTGTACGACAGCGAGCGCAAGGAATTCGTCGGCCTGTTGCACATCAAGGATCTGCTGCTGGAACTGGCGGCGCTGGATCACATTCCCGAGTCGTTCAACCTCGCCGAACTGACCCGCCCGCTGGAGCGCGTGTCGCGGCACATGCCGCTGTCGCAGCTGCTGGAGCAGTTCCGCAAGGGCGGCTCGCACTTCGCCTTGGTCGAAGAGGCCGATGGCAACATCATCGGCTACCTGACCATGGAAGACGTGCTGGAAGTGCTGGTCGGCGACATCCAGGACGAACACCGCAAGGCCGAGCGCGGCATCCTCGCCTACCAGCCGGGCAAGTTGCTCGTACGGGGCGATACACCCCTGTTCAAGGTCGAGCGCCTGCTGGGTATCGATCTGGACCACATTGAGGCCGAAACCCTCGCCGGGCTGATCTACGAAACCCTGAAACGGGTACCGGAAGAGGAAGAAGTGCTGGAAGTCGAAGGCCTGCGCATCATCATCAAGAAGATGAAAGGCCCGAAGATCATTCTGGCCAAGGTGCTGATGCTCGACTGATGGGGGATTACCGCTTGCCCAACGCAAAGTTGGGCAATGCGCCCAGCGGCTGGTTGAACTGATACGGAATCGATACCAGCCCCCCTCCTGTATTGCGCTGCACCACGAAATGCAGGTGCGGGCCGCTGCTGTTGCCGGTGTTGCCGGACAGCGCCAGCGGACTGCCCACCGCCACCCGTTGCCCTTCACGCACACTCACCGACCCTTGCTTGAGATGCAGGTACACACCCATCGTGCCGTCGTCGTGCAGCACCCGCACGAAGTTGCCGGAAGGATCGGTGCCGCGGCCGTTCTGCGAGTTCTCGGTCTTCACCACCACCCCGGCCCTCGCCGCAATGATCGGCGTGCCCACCGGCATGGCGATGTCCATCGCGTATTTGTTCTTCGGCCCATAGTGGCTGTAGTCGCCATTGGCGCCCTGACTCAGGCGGAAGGGCCCGCCACGCCAGGGAAACGGATAGCGATAGCTCTGTGCGGCGCCAGCGGGGTCGCCGAGGGAATACTGGAACTGCGGCGTATACACCAGCGGTTTGCCACCGGACACCGCCGTCAGCAACGCCAGCCGTGTATTGCTG includes the following:
- a CDS encoding hemolysin family protein — translated: MDPSPGLSLATIFADFGMILFALILVLLNGFFVAAEFAMVKLRSTRVEAIAEQHGWRGHILRTVHSQLDAYLSACQLGITLASLGLGWVGEPAFAHILEPLLSAVGVQSAEVVKGISFFTAFFIISYLHIVVGELAPKSWAIRKPELLSLWTAVPLYLFYWAMYPAIYLLNASANTILRIAGQGEPGPHHEHHYSREELKLILHSSRGQDPSDQGMRVLASAVEMGELEVVDWANSREDLITLEFNAPLKEILAMFRRHKFSRYPVYDSERKEFVGLLHIKDLLLELAALDHIPESFNLAELTRPLERVSRHMPLSQLLEQFRKGGSHFALVEEADGNIIGYLTMEDVLEVLVGDIQDEHRKAERGILAYQPGKLLVRGDTPLFKVERLLGIDLDHIEAETLAGLIYETLKRVPEEEEVLEVEGLRIIIKKMKGPKIILAKVLMLD
- a CDS encoding peptidoglycan DD-metalloendopeptidase family protein translates to MPLRLLFFCGLFMASTSTVAMTIYKSTDANGVVSYSDRPSKGSQVFVFQDRMVERLERQVYLDIKKQKGTDVVFVRNDLYAPVEVALAFTGMSNVRGAPTETIRRVLPARSNTRLALLTAVSGGKPLVYTPQFQYSLGDPAGAAQSYRYPFPWRGGPFRLSQGANGDYSHYGPKNKYAMDIAMPVGTPIIAARAGVVVKTENSQNGRGTDPSGNFVRVLHDDGTMGVYLHLKQGSVSVREGQRVAVGSPLALSGNTGNSSGPHLHFVVQRNTGGGLVSIPYQFNQPLGALPNFALGKR